The Chionomys nivalis chromosome 4, mChiNiv1.1, whole genome shotgun sequence genome contains the following window.
GTCCTGAACTCAAATTTACCTGAGGTTACACATTTATCATTAGCTAGACACGGTGTCTCCACTCTCAAATCCCTGAATTTGGAGCCTGAGACCAGAGAACTGctgcaagctccaggccagcactAACTACATAGAGTTTCAGGCTAGTCTGGACTATAATGTGaagtctaaaaataataataataaaaaaaagaaacgttaaccccagcacttgagaggcagaggcagattcaTCTGTGTGAGTTCACAGATAGACAGGTCTAAATAGTCAGTTCTAGAACAGATAGGGTTGTGAgaatttgtcttaaaaaaaaaaaagccagtgtggtggcacatgcctttaatttcatcacttacaggcagaggcagggggatttctgagttccaggacaggcttatCTACACAATAATTTTTTAGGAAAGTCAGGGCTATATGGAGAAACCATGTctagaaaatcaaatcaaatcaaaacaaacaaaaatcccccaaAGTGAAAAACTCAACAACAGTTCTGAAGGTTTAGCCCAACCCATAGAGCCAAGGATGTGTAAGACTCAGGGTTCAACTTCtgatctacacacatacacaaaaagataACGGGCTGGAGATGTGGTTTAGCaggtaagagtacttgttgctcttgcagaggacaaagaatcagtttccagcactcacatagtggcCTTTAGATAGTAACTCAGCTACTAGaattcagttccaagggatccaaactTTCTTCCCATTTCTGAGAGCATCAGACACACATATGGCACACATGTCTACAAGCAGGAAAAATACTcatgcatacaaaaataaaataaagctaaaaacaaTATGGAGATTGTAAAAATTATAGCATCAGCTGGCTATGGTGTTGCACAtcagtaatcctagcacttagtaggacgaggcaggagaatgacaaatttgaggacagccttgcACTATAAAGCaagactgtttcaaaagaaaTCTGTAGTATAGTAGAAATAAAACATATACCAGAACTCTAATACTTAGTACACttaatacttaatttttaaattttcttttctagtcAGAACCAGTGTTTGTAAACTTCAACATCCTAGCTAATAAGGATGAACATAACTGTGTAGACAGCAACAAATAGAAAACTTGCTGatactgtgcatgtatgtgtgtgcatgtgcatacatacatacacatcactaCCAGCTAATGTTGCACTTACATGTGATAACTTCTcaattccatgttttttttttgtttttttttttttttttttttttttttggtttttcgagacagggtttctctgtggctttggagcctgtcctggaactagctctgtagaccaggctggtctcgaactcacagagatccgcctgcctctgcctcccaagtgctgggattaaaggtgtgcgccaccatcgcccagccctcAATTCCATATTGAGACCCAAGTTGGACAAATGTGATTATATTTATGGGGCAGCGCAATAGAATACTTGAAATCAAAATAGTACTGTATTAATGTTGTAGATGTTTTGCTCTTTTGGCTCTTTAGtcttttggggggcccaccacatagctcccaaataaatcatacatggaGGTTCTTAGTTATGAATACCTGGCTTTAGCTtgtttagcttggcttgtttcttgccagcttttttttttaaattatccaatctatctttggccttggggcttttatctttctctgttcttgtataccctttctttccttcttactccatgtctgATTGTGTAGGCGGGTGGCTGGGTAGGAGGCCCCTGaaatcctcctccttcctctctcattcccagatccctttctttcagatttcttctcatatttttctctctgcctgccagccctgcctatttctctctcctgctttactattggctgttcagctctttatgagaccatcaggtgttttagacaggcagagtaacacagcttcagtgttaaacaaatgcaacataaacaaaatcaaCACACCTTAAAGCAATACTCCCAACATATTAATagtattattaataaatttatattactAGTAATGTAGTATTATTAGTATTACATTAATTGTGTATGGTTAAGCAGgtgcatatttttttattttttgagacaaggtttctctgtagctttggcatctgtcctggaactcgctcttgtagaccaggttggccttgaactcaaagagatccacctgcctctgcctccctgcctccgagtgctgagattaaaggtgagtgccaccattgcccagctgcaGGTGCATAATTTAAGAGACTATTCTAGTATCTAGTGAAATGCTACACGTCAACTCAAAATCTGTTATTTACAATGTTAACATTTTCAAATGATACACTCAAGATTTTATTATACTTAGTTATTTATATATACGCATGCCATGGTGTAAGTGTGGgagacagaggacaacttacaaagagccagttctctctttctactgaGTTTGaccaggggatcaaactcaggtcatcaggtttggtgtcAAGTGTCTTAACCCTCTGGACCATCTCATCAAGCTTActcaagctttttaaaaagagactaaCTTGGAGCTTACTTCAACCATGTTATATATTTGGAAAAAGAGACTGTatatctttgtatttttaaacaaagacttAATAGTTAAGAAAGAATTCATTCTGAGCCgggagatggtggtgcacacctttaatcccagcactcgggaggcagaggcaggtggatctctgtgagttcgagaccagcctggtctacagagctagttccaggacaggctccaaagctacagagaaaccctgtcttgaaaaaccaaaaaaaaaaaaaaagcattctgggACAAATCTTAGGGAATTAGTCAGGACTGCTCTCATATGCATTAGTTTTAAATGGGAGACAGTCTGATATGTAAGCAAATAAGCATGCTTTGCACTATCAGAAATACAACTTTCCCCAGAAAGGGCAGACTCATTGATGGTCTGCTCAGCTGCCTAAGTCAACAGTCACTGAAACATAATGCATTGCTACCTATCAGCAACCTGCACCCCACCCTACTTATGTCCCCTCTCTGTTTCATCTGTGGCTCATTGCCAGTTCCTAACATGTTTCTTGTCTCCTACCTTTCATGTAGTCTTTTGGTTTGAAAGTACTAACTTGAAATGGaaacttttttcccccttttctcacTTGTTTCAGATCCCATTCACGTAAGTCTGTTTATGTAGCTTGTGGTTTTACACTGTCACCATCTTCCCTTTCCTGGCTCCAGGGAACCGAGTTACTACTTCTGTGCTTGCTGACTGGCAAGGTTATTCTGGGCCATGAAGGCTGGGGTCAGGGTTAGAGGGCAGAAGTAGCTGAAATCAGTTTCAGTTGGTGAATCacatctttagttttattttttttaagatttatttgtgtattttatgtatatgagtgctctgtcttcatgcacaccagaaggaatctgatcccattagagatggctgtgagccaccatgtggttgctgggaatagaacttagGACATTTGAAAaagcagtcaagtgctcttaattgttgagtcatctctgcagcccccacaTCTTTGATTTTTACATCCTATATGTATTGCAAATTGTCAACAGGGACCCAATTAATGTGTGTGCCCAACTTGTTGTgtaaattattcaaaataactgaaaaatgtCAATAGTGTTGTGGGGATACTATTTCCTTTAGTCTTGGTTTCACAGTTTCACAATTATACTGTCTGCATTTTGAATGGAGTTTGAGAaaggtgtttttttctttctttatatttaaaaaataaactggctCTATGTTTCAGATCATTAATGGTCTGGAGAGTACCATAACTAAAATCATTTTTGCCAAATTAGTATAAAAGCTATAGCTACCAAAAAGTAGAACTATGTCTGAAAGAACAGCTAATCCTGGCTAATTATCAACTATTGAGTTTTAGAACCAAAGCATGTTCAATAAAAGGAGGGGATATGTGCATGGCTAACAGACAAGGAAAAGAAGTCATGATCAATCTAGAGTAACCAATTCACTTACTCCCTGAGCCCATCAAGCGATACATCACACACCATAGTGGGtttagtttgtttgttgtgtgtctgtgcatgtgtgtgcgtgtgcatgttttaaattttctgcagGTTGGGACTGAATCCAGGACTTCTTGCACACCACAGCAGGTGCTCTACTGCTATCTTACGTCTCCAgcccagacatttatttttaatgaagttcCCCTTTCTTAAAGCATTCCAGGAATCAGGAGAAGATGGGCTAAAGtcatctttattaaatatttgcagATGGGAAAGGCTTTGCATCAGagattgttttatttctataatatGAAGGCCCTAAATGGAGTTAGGTCATGATCCACTTCCAATCAATGGCTTGCaacaagattttgtttcttttgctgttttcttcatGTATGTCTTAGACTCCATATGTCATAGGTTTGCTTTAGAATGTTGCTCTTCCATTAGAGTAagccagaggagaggagagaccaAAAGGAAATTAATGTTAtagcaagaagaaaagaagaatcttCCCTGAAACTGTGTaatgagtgtttttatttttatttttttttaaggttttggtACATTAAGTTCAAGACATTTTCATAGAATGGACTGCTCTTTTCGGGGTTAAAGTGAAACTTCCCATTCAGATAATGCAGAggttgacattttttttcaagaaaacaaaagtaggAATAGTGAAGTTTCATCTACTAGTGGTTTTCCCGCAGGCACTGAGGCTGTCACCACAGGGAAGGGCAGAAAGAGGAGACTTCATAGCATTCTTCAGtagctacttcttttttttagcaAGTCGGGCGATTAGATCTTTCCATTCTCCCCTCTTCTTTGTGATGTATGTCGGGGTGAGTAGCTGCAGTGGGGATTCTGGCTGTCGTCTAAAGAAGTTCTGACACAAGGCCTCGGTGTTGCATATCACGTACATCCCACAGTCATAGCTGTTTTGTTGAGCTGGGGCTTTCTCTTCCACAAAGACCAGTTTGTCTCCTCTGCTCCCTAAGAAAGCCTTCAGTTTCTCTGCCACCTGTTTTGCATGGATTGAGTTGCTTCTGCTGTGGGAATCATAATGAAAGAAGCTATCTTCATCTTGGAGATAAACCAACAAACTCCAGTGGGTACCCCCAGCTGCCTGGTTGGAATTATCGTTGATGGCTAAAAATACAACTCTCTTGTGGGGAAGGTCTAGGGGCTCGAGGAACATGGCAATCTCTGCAGGGCTGCTGGTGCACTTAATGAACTGGGTAACTTCGGGGCTGATGAAGCAGACATGGTCCGAGCAATCATGAAACTGACTGTTGGCAAAATATTCAAAGGCAAACCCAATAATATGATCATTGAGCCAGCTTGGAGGGTCCAATAGTGAGACATCTGACTGCCGCAGCAAACTGTCCATATAACTCAAGACTACTGGGTCCATCCTGTATTGAGCAGGGCTTCTCAAAAATCCCAGAAACTGGAGGAGAGTCAGAAGACAATATTTACTGTTGAATATGATATTAGGTTATAAAACAATAGCTATTCTTACAGGATTATTGTAAAGATGACATATATTTATAAAGTCTTTATAAATAATTTCCAACAATGCTGACATCATAAAACACTAAAGTTGGGTGAtggcagcacacatctttaatcccagcacttggaggcagaggaaggtggatctctgagttcgaggtcagcctggtctacagagcgaattccagtacagccagggatatgcagagaaaccctgtctcaaaaaaccaaactaataaaattaactaattaattaaaaaacacacTAAAGGAACTTTAGCTTATATACTGGATATGAACaattagaataaaaatgaaaagtttcaaGCAgtgtagaattttaattttatatttaaatgtagagagagagattggTTAAAATTATAGCTGAGATTTTGCAAAAAAAACAGAGCAGTAAACACATTCTAACTCTAATGAATACACGCGGTCATGTACATGCCATGATGCACATGTGGCCATCAAGGGACAAGCTGCCAGAATAAATTTTCTCCTTCCAGCATGAGGGGTCAGGGCACCGAACTCAAGTGATCAGGACTGCACAGCAGTGCCTTTTCCTGATAATCCATTTTTCTGGCCTACTGTCTTGGTTTTGGTGACCGGTTAAAAGAGCATCTTAAAAAGGAACATTATATAACTCTGCAAAATTGGTCAAATAAATTTCCTTGAAGATAattaaagagtttatttattttaaacaagatctcactatgtagacgtggttggcccagaactcactatgaagatcaGGTTTGTTTTGAGCTCAAACAAATCCATCTGCCTATGCctcttgagtactaggattaaagacatgcatcaaaTAAGTCCATTTAAATAGttaaaaacattgtatacataatatttatattatcaaCGAGCTAATACTATAGATACAGTCAGAAAATCCAGCTAGTATTACAAACCAATTATAGCAAATGAGGGATGGAAACAAAACAGCCATTCACATTCATTTGTTTAAATAACAGGCTGGTTAACTTAGAGGAAACACAGACAAGATGTCTCATGGGAATTAATATCCTTGTGAAACAATCAAGGGTATGCTAACAGGCAAATCTGCAGGTGTGCAAGATGGCTTACTTGAGCCTAAAGACTCAACTGAGGTAATGGTTAATTGCTGTGCAGTAGCCCGATCACTCAGCAGAACTTCTAAAACCACAGACCAGGAAAAGGATCACAGGCAGactgaaagaacaaaacaaagcaaaatataagAACACAGAATGATGACACCAATTTAACCAATTCTGACCATTAGATCAAGTATTTTTATCATCTGGTTATACTACTAAAGCCATGCAAATTTGACATAACCAATTTCATGTAATCAAACCatacaaaattacaaaattttaCACAAAGTTAAGCATTTTGGCGCACACCTTTGttcacagcactcagaaggcagaggcaggtagatctctgagtttgaggccagcctgctctacagaaccagttccagaacagtcaggactatacagagaaaccttgttttgataaaccaaaccaaacccttaAAGAGTTGTACACAAAAAATACCTTTCAAGAGAAAATGTTAAAGTAAAATGAGGTGATTAATGATGTGTAGAAGACAGTCTTATATACACACAGGATGTGATAATCTGAACGACTTAAAAAACAATATAAGGCTGCTTCTGAGAAACATGTAtttttgtatacatatacacCCAGCACAAAAGCAAGAGAATGGGGCAGGAGGGgcgaggaaggaaagaaaaaatagctaGAGTTCAGACAAACTGGAGTCAGGGGTGAAGTTAACGAGGCATGAGTACATTGGTTATTGGTGAGCCACCATCTTGGCTCTAAGCTTTTGGCAGCCAACCAGAGAGTTAAGTTAAATATTCACAATGTCCATAAGGCAAAGAGAAAATGCTTACTCAGGAGGGTAACAGCATTCTTTGTATTAACATCTaatagtttattattattgttgttttgtgttttgagtcagggtatAACACTATAACCCAGGATGGCCTGGTACTTgccctgtagctcaggctggcttcaacttcCCATGAGTTGGGATTATTAGCATGAGCTACCACTTCaagcttttgaaagttttttttccaagatatttTCATAAAAGCAAACATGGTACACCATAATTTGTGCGTTCCACATCATCTTTATGACAGATGTAAAAGTTCAAATAAGGTTGTTTTAAAGATGATCCTTATAGccgggcaggggtggcacacacctttaattccagcacttgagaggcagaggcaggtggatctttgtgagtttgaggccagcctggactataagagctagttccaggacaggctccaaaacacagagaaaccctgtcttgaaaaaacaaaacaaaacaaagcaaaacaaacaaacaaacaaacaaaaaacaaaaaagaaaaaaaaatgatccttttagccgggtggtggtggtgcacacacacctttaatccagcaatccagaacaggctccaaagctacacagaaacctagtctcgaaaaaccaaccccTGCCCCCCAAAAGATCCTTTTACTATTATTAAGCTGgagcctttaaacccagcactcgggagtcagaggcaggtggatctctctgagtttgaggccagcctagtctacaaagcaacttccaggacagccagagctacacacagaaaccctgtctcgaaaaacaaaacaaacaaaaaaattaagcctGATGACAAATGACAGTATAGTTGGTTTTTCAAGTGCGACTTGGTGGAGGCTAAGTGCTTGGACTTAATATAAGAATACCTTATTGGAAgccgggggtggtggcgcacacctttaatcccagcacttgggaggcagaggcaggcggatctctgtgagttcgaggccagtctggtctacaaagggagttccaggacaggcttcaaagctacagagaaaccctgtctcgaaaaacccaaaccaaaaccaaaaaaaaaaaaaaaaaaaaaaaacccttattgggttggagagatggctgagctgttaagagcactggctgctcttccagaggtcttcagttcaattcccagcaaccaccaaggtggctcataaccatctgtaatggaatctgattccctcttcgGGTGTGCTTGAAGAAAaagtgcacacatgcgtgcacacacacacactaaataaatttctctctctttctctctctctttttttggtttttcaagacagggtttctctgtagctttggagcctttggagcctgtcctggaactagctcttgtagaccaggctggcctagaactcacagagatctgcctgcctctgcctcccgagggctgagattaaaggtatgcgctaccaccgcccggcaataaatcttaaaaagaaaaaaaaatttactatgAAGGGGAATGGCTAGTCACATATGTCAAGCTAGGCTTCTGGACACGTCTTCCTATATGGCAGTCTGTGGGTTGCAACCACCTTGGGGGTTGCATACCAGATATcgtgtatatcagatatttacattacaattcataacagtagcaacattatagttatgaagtagtaacaaaataattttctcgTTGGGGgcgtcaccacaacatgaagaactgtattaaagggttgcagcattaggaaggctgagaaccactggtttataaCATCAATAACTACAGCATAGGGGTGAATGTCAGGATATACAACTTGGTAAATATCTGAGCTGTCTAGCTCTTAGCTCTCCATGACCCCACTTAATAGCCACCTAGAGATAGAAGCTTGCAAGAAAAGCACCCGAATAACAGTTTGCCTCACTTTGGAAGAAGTGACTACAAGACGCCACATGGTGTGCAGTCTGTTACCACTTACCATCTAATCATCTCCTAACCTGTGTTTACACTCCATCTAGTCCCACTTCATTCCAGGCACACTCAAGAGTCTCTACATACTTAGAAAcacttttcctatttatttactttacttaTCGGTTTGTTGATGCAAGGTTTCATGAAGCCTAAGATGGCCCCAAACTTAGGccgatcctcctgctttagccttctGAGTGATGGTATTACAAGTATGAGCTACCATACCCAGTGAAGTTCACATTTTATTCAAATAGGTTTTGTGGTTTAGGGATTAGCTCAGAGGCAGAATGTTTGCCTAGTATGTACACAGTCCTgtgtctgatccccagcaccaaaaactGAGGGGGaaagttttgtgttttgtctgaGTTTTGAAACACCCAGTGTGGTGGTTGTAGAGatagttcagcaattaagagtgcttACTACTCTGTCAGAGGTCTGGAGTGAAGAACTCAGCGAAATCAATGCCTTtaactctaggggatctgatgctcacTTCTCTGTacccttgaacacacacacaggcaaagagatacaaacaaaacagacagacagacagagacacacaaattaaaaaaatcaagtatgTAGGCCAAAGATTGATTTGATTTTATACAGCGTGATTATGATTAACTCCCtgaattataatgaaaatagaaCTAAGCTTAAGCCAAACTACTCTGGCCAAGAAAAGAACTCTAAACATTCAACCTAAACATATTTGGTTCTGTTACTCATCAGCTATATAAccataaataaattacttttattaaGTCACAGTTTCCTCTTTTGTAAAGTGAGATTATTAATAGACAATTTTTGTCATAGGATATCTGTCACTGGAAAAtgaagaatataaaattttacatccagaggctagggagatggctcaaaaATAAGACTTGAAAATAAGTTGGTTTTTACAAGCATTAGAAGATTAgatctagctgggtggtggtggcacatgcc
Protein-coding sequences here:
- the Senp8 gene encoding sentrin-specific protease 8; this encodes MDPVVLSYMDSLLRQSDVSLLDPPSWLNDHIIGFAFEYFANSQFHDCSDHVCFISPEVTQFIKCTSSPAEIAMFLEPLDLPHKRVVFLAINDNSNQAAGGTHWSLLVYLQDEDSFFHYDSHSRSNSIHAKQVAEKLKAFLGSRGDKLVFVEEKAPAQQNSYDCGMYVICNTEALCQNFFRRQPESPLQLLTPTYITKKRGEWKDLIARLAKKKK